A stretch of the Theileria equi strain WA chromosome 1, complete sequence genome encodes the following:
- a CDS encoding hypothetical protein (encoded by transcript BEWA_029620A), with amino-acid sequence MGVLYDRQLLRSTQTGVNSQYYGESLCAFIIERIRGESVEASSPVSFSLDFKFLLAVGHCLSYLSQCSCA; translated from the coding sequence ATGGGAGTCTTGTATGACCGACAGCTACTTCGTAGTACACAAACGGGTGTAAACTCACAATACTATGGGGAGAGTCTCTGTGCTTTTATTATCGAAAGGATACGCGGGGAATCCGTCGAGGCTTCTAGTCCAGTCTCATTCTCTCTGGATTTCAAGTTCCTACTCGCCGTTGGACATTGTCTATCCTATTTAAGTCAATGTAGCTGTGCCTAG